Genomic window (uncultured Fibrobacter sp.):
ACAAGATTGTAAAGACGGTTCAGTTTACCGTCCGTGTGCCGGGTGGCGATCCGAGTGTTCTTTACAAGGTTGTTGTGAAGCAGAATAGCCGCATCATCTTGGAGGAATCTCTGAACCAGATTCAGGCTTTGGATTACCAGGTCCCTGTGGAACTGGTTCGCAAAGGAGTCAACAAAATAGAAGTCGAAGTCACTCATAAGAGTGGTTACATTGTAAAAGCTCAGAAGGTATACGAGGTCTTTTAAATGAATTTTCTATATCGAATTCTCCCGCTAGTTCTCATTGTCACCCCTCTATCGTTTGCTGCAGGAGAAACCTCGCAGGCTTCGTCTAAAGCTAGCGCGCCTGCCCCGGCGGCGACTCCGGCTCCTGCGCCAGCGCCTGCTCCGGCTCCGGCACCTGCTCCGGCTCCGGTTGCGGCCCCAGCCCCAGCTCCCGCCCCGGCACCAGCTCCCGCTGCGGCATCTGCTCCGGCCCCTAAGCAAACGGCAGCTCCGGCTCCGGCAACGGAAAATGTGGCAAAGAAGGTGAAAGACGAAGAACCGGTTGACGATATAGATGCTCTTTCTGGCGATACGCTCCCTGTCGTGAACGGAACGCCGCTTTCGGGCTCTGTTTCAGGCTTCTTGAGCAAAGACAAGTCCCCGTACCTCATTAGCGATTCCCTGATTGTCGGCGAAGGCCAGGCCCTCGTCATCCAGCCGGGTGTTATTATTGCTTTCAAACCGGGAGCTATCCTCGATATTCGTGGAGGCTCCCTTGCTGTTGCTGGTGAAGAGAAGTCTCCGGTGATTTTCCGCCCATTCAACAAGATGGGCCACTGGGGCGGTATCCGCATTGCTGGCCCCATGCAGGCGGACTTCAAGAACGTATTTATCCGCAATGCCGTCAATGCCGTGTCGGTGGAAAATGGAACTCTTACAGTCCAGAATGCCGTTATTGACAAACCGCTCGAAACGGGTGTTTACGCCCGCGCTGCGAAGGTGACCCTCCAGAATTCTATCATGACGAACGCCTTGGGCGTTGGTTTCTGGGCTGCCGACAAGTCGACTCTCCGCTTGGACAATGTCCGTGTCAACGGCAACAAGGTCGGCCTTGTGGCCGAATCGAATGCCGAAGTCCGGCTTAATACCTCTACCTTCGGCTCCAACGAGGTCGCTGTCTTGAACATGGGCGACAACAATGTCACCGAGACGGGTTCGTCCATCACGGGGAACAATTTTGGCGTCGTCTCTACCGAATTCCCGGTGAAATTCAAGAATGCCATTAGCTATAACGAAGAAGATGCCGCTTCCAATGCGAGAAAGCTGCATTCCACCTTGCCCAAGGAACCGAAAAACCCCAATGCGGGTGGCTATCGTGCAAACGAGCCGGTCCTTGACGATATCGACCCCGATGCTCGCTGGAAAATGTCCGGTAACGTGGTTTCCGATGTGGGATACCACCTCGTGCGTACCCGCCACAATCATACGGGTGCCGATTTCTATAGTGGCGTGAGGGATACGGTCAAGAATGGCGACCGCTACGTCAACTACTTCCAGACGCCTGGATTCTTTACGAATTTGAGCGCCTACATGTTGATGGAATCTCCGTGGGGCAGTTCCTTGGAACTCACTGTGGACCTCTCGAGCGATTCCTGGAACAGTTTCAATCCCCATACCTTGCAGGCTATTTATACGGACCCGTTCCAGAAATTGGCTTTGGGTAATATATACCTCTCCGGTGGGAACACCTACCTCGAAGGTATTGATGTGCTCGGTGGTTCTTATGACTTGAAGATTTTGCACAACCGTGCCGGTGACCCGCTCTTTGTCGTGACCGGCTTTGCGGGTGAAACTCGTAACCCGCTGAAAGAAGGCGATAGAAATCCGGATATCTACAAGGATTATGTCGAGGTGGGCGAGGCTGAATCCCAGGAAATGGTCGCTGGCGGTATGGTCCGCTGGAACATGCATCCGCAATTCTCCGGGCTTCTCGGCTTTATGGGCAGCAAGGACTATATTGAAGACCCGTTCCTCCGCGACGGCATGAGCGAAAATACGTTGCTTGCCACTCCGCGCCGCAGTTCGCAGACCGCCTTTGCCGAGGGTAGCTGGATTGCTTATCCGGGTAACATGGAATTCCACGGCAACCTCGCTATCGGTGCCGCCGATACGTCGAACGCCCGTTCTATCCGCGCTGTGAACCAGGTGTTCTCCAATGCGGGCGTGAGCACTTCCAATTATAACCTGCTCAACCGCTTGATGAAGGACCCGGGTGTCGTCTCTCGCATGAGCGAAAAGGAACTCGTGGCCATCTTTGGCGACAACACGATGATGACGACTTCGCAGATGAGGGCTGAACTGAAGCGCCTGCTCGAAGAGGCGAAGAGGGTTCGCAATCAGTATGCCTCGAATGGTTACGAAAATGACCGCCTTTCTGACTGGAACGGCAAAAATGCCGCTTTCGGTGCCGATTTCCGCTGGACATACCATAAGTCCGAACTGAGCGCCTACCTCCGTGCTGTCGGTCCTGAATTCTACAGTGCCGGTTCTCCGGATCAGATCCAGAACTCCCGTGAGTTCGGTGCTTTCTTCAAGCAGGGATTCTCCGACTTCTGGACATTGACGATGACTTATGACGTGGATGTCGAAAATGCCGGTAACGGCAACCAGTACAACGCCTTCGGTTTCAACGAGGGTACGACTTGGGGCTTGTTCAACGAAGCTCCGGATAGCTGGCTCGAGGAACACGAAATGGATGAAAACCGCGCCATCAACACTCAGGATGCGAGCGCCAAGAACCTCATCAATATCGGTTCTTATGTGGACTTGACTCTCGGTTATGCGTTGAACTACAGAAGCCACCATCGCCCGACTCGCCTCTATGCCGATTTCGACAAGGCTTCGGGTGTCTATGAAGACAGTTGGTTCAAGGCTAGAGGAAAATCGACCCTCAAGGTCAACGATTCCCTGGAAATCGATTCTGCCCGCTGGGCTCAGTACTATTCTCATGTCCAGGATGAATACCTGGCTGCGGACTTTACCGAAAAACTGCTGAAACAGTCCGTCCAGGTGAATTTCGACATCAAGATGCCGTACAATGTGCTGAGCCTTGGCTGGATTCTCACGTTCCGCAACGATCTTTCTGAAT
Coding sequences:
- a CDS encoding right-handed parallel beta-helix repeat-containing protein, which translates into the protein MNFLYRILPLVLIVTPLSFAAGETSQASSKASAPAPAATPAPAPAPAPAPAPAPAPVAAPAPAPAPAPAPAAASAPAPKQTAAPAPATENVAKKVKDEEPVDDIDALSGDTLPVVNGTPLSGSVSGFLSKDKSPYLISDSLIVGEGQALVIQPGVIIAFKPGAILDIRGGSLAVAGEEKSPVIFRPFNKMGHWGGIRIAGPMQADFKNVFIRNAVNAVSVENGTLTVQNAVIDKPLETGVYARAAKVTLQNSIMTNALGVGFWAADKSTLRLDNVRVNGNKVGLVAESNAEVRLNTSTFGSNEVAVLNMGDNNVTETGSSITGNNFGVVSTEFPVKFKNAISYNEEDAASNARKLHSTLPKEPKNPNAGGYRANEPVLDDIDPDARWKMSGNVVSDVGYHLVRTRHNHTGADFYSGVRDTVKNGDRYVNYFQTPGFFTNLSAYMLMESPWGSSLELTVDLSSDSWNSFNPHTLQAIYTDPFQKLALGNIYLSGGNTYLEGIDVLGGSYDLKILHNRAGDPLFVVTGFAGETRNPLKEGDRNPDIYKDYVEVGEAESQEMVAGGMVRWNMHPQFSGLLGFMGSKDYIEDPFLRDGMSENTLLATPRRSSQTAFAEGSWIAYPGNMEFHGNLAIGAADTSNARSIRAVNQVFSNAGVSTSNYNLLNRLMKDPGVVSRMSEKELVAIFGDNTMMTTSQMRAELKRLLEEAKRVRNQYASNGYENDRLSDWNGKNAAFGADFRWTYHKSELSAYLRAVGPEFYSAGSPDQIQNSREFGAFFKQGFSDFWTLTMTYDVDVENAGNGNQYNAFGFNEGTTWGLFNEAPDSWLEEHEMDENRAINTQDASAKNLINIGSYVDLTLGYALNYRSHHRPTRLYADFDKASGVYEDSWFKARGKSTLKVNDSLEIDSARWAQYYSHVQDEYLAADFTEKLLKQSVQVNFDIKMPYNVLSLGWILTFRNDLSEFDDDKAMDEFDFSDETYGLLGYYFHGGDYVEHRFPTSLTTTVGDITNVISFTPRYKVFNRNDMTDFEWFLSDNFTWGISKNFLELTLAGSLRRELLEYTDEGVDYSEEEMDVDGSVMFRVYFTKTFFTDWTLGAVYDYRPDSRSDEYKDFYGILSLNYAF